One Harpia harpyja isolate bHarHar1 chromosome 11, bHarHar1 primary haplotype, whole genome shotgun sequence genomic window, agcttttataaaacaaaattccCCTTGAATCAGACATCTCATAAAACATTTATAGTCTTGTGCATGCTAGCGATACATCAGGTTTCAGTAGACCAGTATCTGCAAAACCAGACAGTTGTATTGTCAGGCAGGATTCCTGTTTTCTACTGAAGGGGAGGGAAACTCGCAAAATTAAGGCACTGTCAAAACCTAAGCCCACAAATCACTTGACCTTTTGTACTGGCTTTCATCTGGTTGTAtacaagaatttaatttttttttaattaactgtcaATTTCAATTTTGAACAgggacagaaaaaacaaaatgaaaaatgcttttcttaaatcCTCCTATTTATATTCCCGGTTGCAAGATGACAGCAGCAAACCTTATTGCTAGGGATGACAATATGCTGCTTAACTGAAAGCCCAGGGCTACATCCCCGTGCATGCCATTTTCACCACAGTGATCCCAGCCCTTGGATGATGACacttttaagaacaaaatcagtTACAAGAACAGCTTAAAACTAGTCTAAAAGCCAGTATTCACTAAGCAGAACATGAACGAACTGACAGACTCCTCCCTCAGCCATGCAAGGCATTTCATATTCTTCTTCACTCATTGGGCACAAGCTGCCTTCACAGACCAGTAGTTTGGCCAAAAGGGACCCACAGAGGACGATCAATATCTTCAGCTCGTGTGCTTTTATTAGTCCTTTAAAGTAGTTTTAATCAGCTGGTGTGAAATCTACTTCTTCAGCCTTTATATCTGAATTTAAGAATACAGGAAATGTTCCTTCCTGCATCCAGTGAGAGTGTTCAGGCTGTCCTTTAGCACACCAAAATCACTGCTTCAAGCACAAGCCAGCACGTAGCTGTGGGCTCTAGGACCATACTTAGAAGTATCCAATTCTCTATATAAAGatgcaatgttttaaaaaagccaGTTTCAGGTCCATGAATTAGATGCCCTGGcaattataaataaatactaataaatacTTACTTACACTCACACACCCTTCTTGTATCCCCTCTGATTACAAACAAACCAGAACCATGCTTCTTCCCTAGTTAAATATGATCAGGTTTGAGGTGGGACACACTGTTATTAACAACGTGCAGCAACGCTACACAACAGTTTAGAATAATAACAGTTCCAATACATAGCACTCGGAGCATTTCACAGCTTCAGAGCTCTTGCGAACACAGACTTGGTTAAGAAAGTGACAATGTTCTATCCATTAACAGTCAGCAGGAACTTAGGTGAGAGAAACAGAGTTTGGCTAGGACACCAGAGTCGATGTCCTTATTGCATATAAAATGTCACATTAATTGGAGGTATGGCAGATGTGGGAGCTAGGAAAAATTAGATCAGGCTCATATCAGACCATTTAATTTCCTTGAGTATGAAATCCAATTTCCACATTGATTGTGTCTAAACACTTTGTTGCTTTAGTAGACATCAAAAAGGTCAATGAAAACTCAAAGGAACTTAGGAGTTGCAGGAGCACAAACCATTACCTCCATTCATAAATAAACACAGTGAAAGATTTTTACATCAATTGAAAATGCTGCATCATAATTGCTGACAGCTTGGGAACTGGCACCCACTTATCATCCTGGCACAAATCTACAAATCCCTGAAAATATGATCAGAATAGAGAGACAGAGACCAagaagcaagcagcagcacagacagcacaAGTGAAATTCAGGGACCTGCCTGGCAGTGTCCTGGCTTCCACCTCTCCTCTGCAGTCTGAGAGAGAAGGACTGGAGAATAAAGGAGGTCACAGGTGGTTTTGAGACTCAGCTCTGGAAGAATTTTCTTGGCCTGTTTTACTGTGTGGCTgcttttttattcagctttttttgcTTTCCGTTTCCTTGTGCCTTCATTTAGCTCCTCTTTTGACTTTGCAGGAGGCGGCGGAGGATGGGAAACCTCATGGGAGGCCCCATGCTGATCATGATGATGACTAGTGTGTCCACTAGAAACAGAGCCAAAGAAAACTGGACAGATGAAGCTTTCCACTGGAGCAAAAGGCGAGGCGTGAGAGTGAGTTGCCGTCATGAAAACCTGCCATGCAACAGTGAATACTTCAAGATCATGTACATCAGCTATGAAATACTAACTAGTAAGGACCATTCCACTTACCCCAGATAAAAGTCCCTATTGCTACATGACTCAAGGCTATATCATGACGATCTTCTACCATAGTGCCTATATCATGGAGAATTTAGCCTATAATTTCCTGAGCAGATCTTTCCAGGTATGTACAGCCAATGCCTTCGATAGTGGCTTAGAAAGGTGAACACCCCCAGTTTAAGTCTGTACCTTTTCTCTGGTTCTGTAGATCTGTTAGCAGCACACCTGCTGTAAACTTACCTTGCAAACTATCATGAACATGGTGAAAAAGAAGATGAGGTTGGCTTCAGAGATAGGGAGCCAGTGAGTTTGTTGCAGAGTGAAGAGGATTGTGCCATACAGACTAGCCTTTGTAGGGctagaagagaaataaagaagtTTTCTTAAGAGGTTTGCATCATTTGCATCCAGTCCTGAATGGttctttaaattccatttttggTCTGAAAGAGAATTTACAGGCTACCTACTTACAAGGACATATGAAGAATTTCATTCGTTTCTGGCTTCCAGACCCCACGCAGCAGTTGCTCGAAGTTAGACATCAAGGCAACACCAGAACCTGTGAAACAGTAAAAGTGAATGGCTAGAACTGCCACACCGGAAGAGAgctctgctgttttttccagaTCCCCAAGGGATAAGGATAACCTAAGGGGAACAAAAGGTTCATGACATTCTTCCCAAATGTAAAAGAAGCTAGCCTAGAACAACAGAGCAGGGCAAACACT contains:
- the TMEM38A gene encoding trimeric intracellular cation channel type A isoform X2, which produces MSRKSPFASWLCAMLHCFGSYILANLLLGEPPIDYFSNNSSVILATAIWYLIFFCPMNLFYKCVSFLPMKLIFVAMKEVVRVRKIAAGVHHAHHRYHHGWFIMMATGWVKGSGVALMSNFEQLLRGVWKPETNEILHMSFPTKASLYGTILFTLQQTHWLPISEANLIFFFTMFMIVCKVFMTATHSHASPFAPVESFICPVFFGSVSSGHTSHHHDQHGASHEVSHPPPPPAKSKEELNEGTRKRKAKKAE